The genomic interval CGCCCAGGTAACCAGTTTCAGCTCTTACAGTTGTTGGATTAACTGGTGCAAGAATAGTTTCATGCCCAGCAAATGAAGTACTATGAAGAGCATCAGATTTATCTGCAGTATTATACCTGTCATAGTTCCATTTATATGAACCCGCAATAGGATTACCAATTGCATGGAAATATACCGTACCAAAGTTTGAGCTGATATCAACGCTTCCATCATTGGTTGCTGTTACAGGAAGTCCATAATTTTCAGTTGCATCAATCTTGGATGGATAGAATATCACATGAAATTTTGCAGATCTTTCACCAGCCTTAATTACTGCCGTTTTAGTTATAAACGTGTAAAGACTGTCAGGCATCAGTTTGTAATCGATATCATCACTTCCGATATTATCGTTTACAGCATTTGCATCAACGCCAAGTGTAATATTCAGATCCTTACTAAAGGTGCTGGCACCGGCAAGCGATACAACAAAGGTTGCTGTATCTGCAGTGTGCGTAGCGGGATAAGTAATAGCCGCCCCTGAAAAGTAAGCCAGTCCTGAATTAATTGTCGTTCCACCAGCCTTCACATAAAAAAGTTCAAGAATGGATCCGGACGCATCAGCAGGAATATTAGATTCATCCTCATTCAAACAAGATGAAAGCCCGCATACTGCTGTTAAAAAGAGAAATATTTTTGTTATTGATCGT from Dyadobacter sp. NIV53 carries:
- a CDS encoding DUF1735 domain-containing protein, which codes for MKRSITKIFLFLTAVCGLSSCLNEDESNIPADASGSILELFYVKAGGTTINSGLAYFSGAAITYPATHTADTATFVVSLAGASTFSKDLNITLGVDANAVNDNIGSDDIDYKLMPDSLYTFITKTAVIKAGERSAKFHVIFYPSKIDATENYGLPVTATNDGSVDISSNFGTVYFHAIGNPIAGSYKWNYDRYNTADKSDALHSTSFAGHETILAPVNPTTVRAETGYLGVHYLITLTNTDGVLSNFKAVIDPDDVAGTFADNTVTITSAPVLTVSENNTKFVINYVVFNGSASRNITDTFYK